Proteins encoded by one window of Aphidius gifuensis isolate YNYX2018 linkage group LG2, ASM1490517v1, whole genome shotgun sequence:
- the LOC122849387 gene encoding scavenger receptor class B member 1-like produces the protein MIETFEKRTSIIRDKYVKKRFTITLISLFENTISSIVVIKNNTFIHKWWSKPPIQALYKIKIFNYTNFEDFKNGKADKLKVEEVGPYIYREILTRVEQKFHDNGTISFREKREFQFLGGRSVDEIVTVPNVPLLSAMSMARNSPFVFKFGLSLGFSIFGDFGYESSGPFLNLTVSQFLWGYDDSLFSAAKSFSPTRIPFDKFGVLAYKNGISSRRITMNTGQINYQKFGLIEKIDGVDDVDMYNDKICDTIYGTDGTIFPSIMFRKPDALMTVYIMEMCRTLQLTRVGTGTSFGMPTLIYQIVPDSFIATPTEHSCFCSKKNNELTCPPAGIFIGSPKCTFGTSIVTSLPHFYGGDPILWKDIEGINPKKELHNSQIEIHPRLGFMIGGSSKVQMNIEAKRSSSFPFLGKIKDGQIMPIVWADVSVDEIPEPMLTVLWHGYFTIELIETLFKWCSILGIILPIIIFIHNSRQYDHYKNHEMLYEVDVMEQNRLLASQET, from the exons atgattgagACATTTGAAAAACGTACGTCAATTATTAGAgataaatatgttaaaaaacGTTTTACAATAACATTGATAAGT ttatttgaaaatacaatatcatcaatagttgtaattaaaaataatacatttatccATAAATGGTGGTCAAAACCACCAATTCAAGcactttataaaataaaaatatttaattatacaaattttgaagattttaaaaatggaaaagcagataaattaaaagttgaaGAAGTTGGTCCATATATTTATCGTGAAATATTAACAAgagttgaacaaaaatttcatgataatGGTACAATATCATTTAGAGAAAAAAGAGAATTTCAATTTCTCGGTGGTAGATCTGTTGATGAAATTGTAACAGTACCAAATGTGCCATTATTATCAGCAATGAGTATGGCTCGTAATTCAccgtttgtttttaaatttggaCTATCTCtaggtttttcaatttttggagATTTTGGATATGAATCATCTGGACCATTTTTAAATCTAACTGTTAGTCAATTTTTGTGGGGTTATGATGATTCACTTTTTTCTGCAGCTAAATCATTTTCTCCAACGCGTAtaccatttgataaatttggaGTTCTTGCTtat aAAAATGGAATTTCAAGTCGTCGAATAACAATGAATACtggtcaaataaattatcaaaaatttggcttgattgaaaaaatcgaTGGAGTGGATGATGTCGATATGTACAATGACAAAATTTGTGACACTATTTATGGCACTGATGGGACAATTTTTCCTTCGATAATGTTCAGAAAACCAGATGCATTAATGACCGTTTACATAATGGAAATGTGCAGAACATTACAACTTACTAGAGTAGGAACTGGTACATCATTCGGAATGCCAACATTAAT CTATCAAATAGTGCCAGATAGTTTTATAGCAACACCGACAGAACATAGCTGTTTttgttcgaaaaaaaataatgaactaACATGTCCACCAGCTGGAATATTTATTGGATCACCAAAATGTACTTTTGGCACTTCAATTGTAACATCATTACCTCATTTCTACGGAGGTGATCCAATTTTGTGGAAAGACATTGAAGGAATTAATCCCAAAAAAGAACTTCATAATTCACAGATAGAAATTCATCCA cGACTTGGATTTATGATTGGTGGATCATCAAAAGTTCAAATGAATATCGAGGCAAAACGTTCAtcatcttttccttttttGGGTAAAATTAAAGATGGACAAATAATGCCAATAGTTTGGGCTGATGTTTCAGTTGATGAAATTCCAGAACCAATGCTAACTGTTTTGTGGCATGGTTATTTTActattgaattaattgaaactttatttaaatggTGCAGTATTTTAGGTATTATATtaccaattattatatttatacataattcACGTCAATatgatcattataaaaatcatgaaatgCTATATGAGGTCGATGTCATGGAACAAAATCGATTGCTCGCATCACAAGAGAcatga